A region from the Rheinheimera mangrovi genome encodes:
- a CDS encoding type 2 periplasmic-binding domain-containing protein, which yields MRFLLLCLFCFQCSTCLAAVPQIEVGASNNLPPDHPSILLMEKAYQQLGYQMKLVVMPLERSAYESNKGQLLDAELSRTEEAAAMLPNMLRVKVPIGQIRITAFCRTRAIKINNWQDLSAWRVDVLRGIYLAKTNMQGQSYTEVNHIPQAIQRLLSGRTDIAVLLGDETEWLLQQDLALPIYSIQPDLAKTEIFHYVHQRHAALVPQLEATLRQLTAQAQR from the coding sequence ATGCGCTTTTTATTGCTCTGCCTGTTTTGTTTTCAGTGCAGTACTTGTCTGGCCGCTGTACCACAAATTGAGGTAGGCGCGTCGAATAATTTGCCCCCTGATCACCCTAGCATTTTATTAATGGAAAAGGCCTATCAGCAATTAGGTTATCAGATGAAGCTGGTGGTTATGCCGCTGGAGCGCAGTGCTTACGAAAGCAATAAAGGCCAACTGCTGGATGCGGAACTAAGTCGCACAGAAGAAGCTGCTGCCATGCTACCCAATATGCTCAGAGTAAAAGTGCCTATTGGGCAGATCCGTATTACCGCGTTTTGTCGTACTAGGGCTATAAAAATCAATAACTGGCAGGATTTGTCTGCCTGGAGGGTCGATGTTTTGCGGGGTATTTATCTGGCAAAAACTAATATGCAGGGCCAGAGCTACACCGAAGTGAATCATATTCCGCAGGCCATACAACGGCTGCTATCTGGCAGAACTGACATTGCTGTGCTGTTGGGCGATGAAACAGAATGGTTGTTACAACAAGATCTGGCTCTGCCTATTTACAGCATTCAGCCAGATCTGGCTAAAACCGAAATTTTTCATTACGTTCATCAACGTCATGCGGCTTTAGTTCCACAATTAGAAGCAACATTACGTCAGTTAACTGCTCAGGCTCAGCGATAA
- a CDS encoding DUF6492 family protein — MAISAVLPLKASGSYDVNDLKRAHILFTSLQTFVAAGTISEIFVLVPAAEVELVKQEYACWQSLNIKVMAEDDLLPEFKKYPKMRGWRKQQLLKIAIANLVENEFYLTLDADVICLKPLDESKLIINGKALLQYEQRAQHPKWWKSSARILNMNPSVGPKELGMTVTPALMSRTLSQKLMQELSPNKAGENWVDALCSLHDPANPKNWWIGRFLKLKWTEYSLYYLCAMKLGLLEQYHIIAGTAQTPALLLIHDSHPYESWNIAGSFDLANPGLFCVVGSKTRLPPKEVWLKVAPFIQGSAAQPPL, encoded by the coding sequence ATGGCGATTAGTGCAGTTTTGCCATTAAAAGCAAGTGGTAGCTACGACGTCAACGATTTGAAGCGGGCTCATATCTTATTTACCTCATTACAGACTTTTGTAGCTGCCGGAACAATCTCCGAGATATTTGTGCTGGTTCCGGCTGCAGAAGTAGAGTTAGTCAAACAGGAATACGCTTGCTGGCAATCACTGAACATTAAAGTGATGGCCGAGGATGATTTATTACCTGAATTTAAAAAGTATCCAAAAATGCGGGGCTGGCGCAAACAACAGCTGTTGAAAATTGCCATAGCCAATTTAGTCGAAAATGAGTTTTATCTAACCCTTGATGCCGACGTGATTTGCCTGAAACCTTTGGATGAAAGCAAACTTATTATCAATGGCAAAGCCTTACTGCAATACGAACAAAGAGCACAGCACCCTAAATGGTGGAAATCCTCAGCCCGTATTTTGAACATGAACCCAAGTGTAGGGCCAAAAGAATTGGGGATGACGGTGACTCCGGCCTTGATGTCCAGAACCTTAAGCCAAAAGCTGATGCAGGAATTATCGCCCAACAAAGCAGGTGAAAACTGGGTGGATGCATTGTGTTCACTGCATGATCCGGCAAATCCTAAAAATTGGTGGATCGGCCGTTTCTTAAAACTGAAATGGACTGAGTATTCGCTGTATTACCTCTGTGCAATGAAACTGGGTTTGCTGGAGCAGTACCATATTATTGCAGGCACAGCTCAAACTCCGGCTTTGTTACTGATCCATGATTCACACCCTTATGAATCATGGAATATAGCGGGCAGCTTTGATTTGGCTAACCCCGGGCTGTTTTGTGTGGTAGGCAGCAAAACCCGGCTGCCACCAAAAGAAGTCTGGCTTAAAGTAGCGCCTTTTATTCAAGGTAGTGCTGCGCAGCCTCCTTTATAA
- a CDS encoding mannose-1-phosphate guanylyltransferase/mannose-6-phosphate isomerase yields MILPVIMAGGSGSRLWPLSRDLMPKQFLKLDADLTMLQATVMRLQGLNAEAAIVICNEDHRFVAAEQLRQINQLNNNIILEPAGRNTAPAIALAALTAIKKGQDPLLLVLAADHVIADVDAFQQAVVAATEFAGADQLVTFGIVPTAAETGYGYIKRGQCKKIESADAYQVADFVEKPKLETALEYLSSGDYYWNSGMFLFKASRYLAELKQHRPDIYAACEQAMAEVDPDLDFIRVNQQAFLACPSESIDYAVMEKTDSAVVVPLDARWSDVGSWSSLWDISEKNSQGNVHKGDVLSCDSTDNYVFAETALVATVGLQNIVVVQTKDAVLVAAKDRVQDVKAIVQQVKDLGRSEHKIHREVYRPWGKYDSIDQGQRYQVKRITVNPGQKLSVQMHHHRAEHWIVVAGTALVSIDGVDTLLSENQSVYIPLGAVHALENPGKIPLELIEVQSGTYLGEDDIVRFSDRYGRVDAK; encoded by the coding sequence ATGATTTTACCTGTGATAATGGCGGGCGGCTCGGGCAGCAGATTGTGGCCTTTGTCCCGTGATTTAATGCCAAAACAGTTTTTAAAACTCGATGCTGACTTGACCATGCTGCAAGCTACGGTGATGCGTTTACAGGGGCTGAATGCTGAAGCAGCCATAGTCATTTGTAATGAAGATCACCGATTTGTCGCAGCTGAGCAGTTAAGGCAGATCAATCAGCTCAATAACAATATTATTTTAGAGCCTGCGGGTCGCAACACTGCTCCTGCCATAGCTCTCGCCGCTTTGACTGCGATAAAAAAAGGTCAGGATCCTTTATTGTTGGTGTTGGCTGCAGACCATGTGATTGCTGACGTTGACGCATTTCAGCAGGCCGTGGTAGCGGCAACTGAATTTGCCGGGGCCGATCAATTGGTTACATTTGGCATAGTACCTACCGCAGCTGAAACTGGTTATGGTTATATCAAAAGAGGCCAATGCAAAAAGATAGAGTCTGCAGATGCTTATCAAGTGGCAGATTTTGTCGAAAAACCAAAACTGGAAACAGCTTTGGAGTATTTAAGCAGTGGTGATTATTACTGGAACAGTGGCATGTTTTTGTTTAAAGCCAGCCGTTATCTGGCGGAACTGAAACAACACAGGCCTGATATTTATGCTGCCTGTGAGCAAGCTATGGCTGAAGTGGACCCTGATCTGGATTTTATCCGCGTCAATCAACAGGCTTTTTTAGCTTGCCCGTCCGAGTCTATTGACTATGCTGTGATGGAAAAAACTGACTCTGCTGTGGTAGTGCCTCTGGATGCACGCTGGAGTGATGTCGGTAGTTGGTCCTCGTTGTGGGATATTTCAGAAAAAAACAGTCAGGGTAATGTCCATAAAGGTGACGTACTGAGTTGTGACAGCACAGACAACTATGTGTTTGCCGAAACAGCTTTAGTGGCCACAGTCGGGCTGCAGAATATCGTCGTGGTGCAAACCAAAGACGCAGTGCTGGTCGCAGCCAAAGACAGGGTGCAAGATGTAAAAGCTATAGTGCAGCAGGTGAAGGATTTGGGGCGCAGCGAACATAAAATTCACCGTGAAGTCTACAGGCCCTGGGGCAAATACGATTCCATAGATCAGGGCCAACGTTATCAGGTCAAACGCATTACGGTAAACCCGGGCCAAAAGCTCTCAGTGCAAATGCATCATCACAGAGCCGAACACTGGATAGTTGTCGCTGGTACTGCTTTAGTCAGCATAGATGGCGTAGATACCTTGCTGTCAGAAAACCAGTCTGTATATATCCCACTGGGAGCTGTGCATGCACTGGAAAATCCGGGGAAAATCCCGCTGGAGTTGATTGAAGTGCAGTCCGGTACTTACTTAGGGGAGGACGACATAGTTCGGTTTTCAGACCGCTATGGCAGGGTAGACGCTAAATAA
- the gorA gene encoding glutathione-disulfide reductase — protein MTEHFDYIAIGGGSGGIASANRAASHGQKCAIIEAKFLGGTCVNVGCVPKKAMWFAGQIADAMKYAPDYGLDVQMPALNWAKLVESREAYISRIHGSYDRVLAKNGVTVIRGFARFVNKNTVEVDGKLYSADHITIATGGRPVRPDLPGAELGIDSDGFFALQSQPKRVVVVGAGYIAVEIAGVMQALGSETHLLVRKDKPLRSFDPMLSDTLVELMAKDGPTLHSHTEVSSVSKNADGSLTVQLSTGSSLTVDCLIWAIGREPANDQLQLEKAGVKLDSEGFIPTDEYQNTNVPGIYAVGDNTGRLALTPVAVAAGRRLSERLFNNKPDSKLDYNTVPTVVFSHPPIGTIGLTEDEARQQFGDDQVKVYRSEFAAMYTALTQHRQLTRMKLVCAGPSEKVVGLHVIGFGADEMLQGFGVAIKMGATKADFDNCVAIHPTSSEEFVTLR, from the coding sequence ATGACTGAACATTTTGACTATATCGCCATAGGTGGCGGCAGCGGCGGTATTGCCAGCGCCAACAGAGCAGCCAGTCATGGCCAGAAATGCGCCATTATCGAAGCTAAATTTTTAGGCGGCACCTGCGTCAATGTAGGTTGTGTGCCGAAAAAAGCCATGTGGTTTGCGGGACAAATTGCCGATGCCATGAAATACGCGCCGGATTACGGTTTAGATGTCCAAATGCCAGCTTTAAATTGGGCCAAATTAGTAGAAAGCCGCGAAGCTTATATCTCACGTATTCATGGCTCTTACGACAGAGTGCTGGCGAAAAACGGCGTCACAGTGATACGTGGCTTTGCCCGCTTTGTGAATAAAAACACTGTGGAAGTGGATGGCAAGCTGTATAGCGCTGACCATATCACCATAGCCACTGGTGGTCGTCCTGTGCGCCCTGATTTACCTGGCGCTGAACTGGGTATAGACAGCGATGGCTTTTTTGCCTTACAAAGCCAGCCCAAACGGGTTGTTGTGGTAGGTGCTGGTTACATCGCGGTAGAAATTGCCGGCGTGATGCAAGCCTTGGGCAGTGAAACCCATTTATTAGTGCGTAAAGACAAACCACTGCGTAGCTTCGACCCTATGTTATCCGACACCTTAGTCGAACTGATGGCCAAAGATGGTCCGACACTACACTCCCATACCGAAGTGAGTTCTGTCAGTAAAAACGCCGATGGTTCTTTAACTGTGCAACTGTCCACTGGCAGCAGCCTGACTGTGGATTGCCTGATTTGGGCTATAGGTCGAGAACCGGCCAATGACCAACTGCAGCTGGAAAAAGCTGGAGTGAAGTTGGATAGCGAAGGTTTTATTCCAACAGATGAGTATCAGAACACGAACGTCCCTGGCATTTATGCGGTGGGTGATAACACAGGTCGCCTGGCCTTAACTCCGGTGGCAGTTGCAGCCGGACGTCGTTTGTCCGAGCGGTTATTTAATAACAAGCCAGACAGCAAACTGGATTACAACACAGTGCCAACAGTGGTGTTTTCGCACCCTCCTATCGGCACTATAGGTTTAACCGAAGACGAAGCCCGTCAGCAATTTGGTGATGACCAGGTTAAAGTCTATCGCAGCGAATTTGCTGCTATGTACACGGCTTTAACCCAGCATCGTCAGCTCACCCGAATGAAACTGGTCTGCGCTGGCCCGTCCGAAAAAGTAGTAGGCTTGCATGTGATAGGTTTTGGCGCTGATGAAATGCTGCAGGGTTTTGGTGTGGCGATAAAAATGGGCGCAACCAAAGCCGACTTTGATAACTGTGTGGCTATACACCCGACGTCTTCAGAAGAGTTCGTTACACTTAGATAA
- a CDS encoding sensor histidine kinase translates to MKRQFIRFYMMLFLSCITLLWAIGSSYQWIRLDPWNYQLDASPLFDLQQKQGLLIQQIPETSLFFPAELRSALERGKVIAVSISEHESLFYRQSLQQGMLDQLGPLPQSTNLDDNLALWVNGALAFLLLGLLWPVFRDIRHLTKVTHKFAQKPQPIQSKIQSGSSLFPLAKSLEQMTRQISQLIQMNQDMSRTIAHETRTPLARMKFTLDLARTQLDTKYQQRMLDDIAEIDALVSNYLDFSQLEYAHTKPLLQKQSMASVLAELESRFDIYQHSVELNFAPAVANAHFHAPALLLAGQNLLANALRYANSRIHISFEQLGAYYQFQVCDDGPGMEEHPDVMMRLFRRGDNSSGFGLGLYIVSKVAEWHQGEVCIQSTAQGTCVSLRWPVPQHISDEVLD, encoded by the coding sequence ATGAAACGCCAGTTTATCCGCTTTTATATGATGTTATTCCTGTCCTGCATTACATTACTCTGGGCCATCGGTAGCAGTTACCAATGGATCCGTCTGGATCCCTGGAATTATCAACTCGATGCATCTCCGCTTTTTGATTTACAGCAAAAACAAGGGCTGCTCATCCAACAGATACCGGAGACCTCACTGTTTTTTCCAGCAGAACTGCGTTCTGCACTGGAACGCGGTAAAGTAATAGCTGTTTCCATTTCAGAGCATGAATCCCTGTTTTACCGGCAAAGTCTGCAACAAGGTATGCTGGATCAACTGGGACCACTGCCGCAATCCACTAATCTGGATGACAACCTCGCGCTTTGGGTCAATGGCGCATTGGCCTTTCTATTGCTCGGATTGCTGTGGCCGGTGTTCCGGGATATCCGTCATTTAACTAAAGTCACCCATAAGTTTGCACAGAAACCTCAGCCCATTCAGAGTAAAATCCAATCTGGATCCAGTTTGTTTCCTCTGGCGAAAAGTCTGGAGCAAATGACTCGCCAAATCAGCCAATTAATCCAGATGAATCAAGACATGTCCCGCACCATAGCCCATGAAACAAGGACACCTTTGGCCCGGATGAAATTTACTTTGGATCTGGCCAGAACGCAGCTCGACACTAAGTACCAGCAACGTATGCTTGATGATATTGCAGAAATTGACGCGCTGGTCAGCAACTACCTTGATTTCTCCCAATTGGAGTATGCCCATACCAAACCGCTGTTACAGAAACAATCCATGGCGAGCGTGCTGGCTGAGCTAGAATCCCGTTTTGATATTTACCAACACAGTGTGGAGCTGAACTTTGCTCCTGCCGTTGCCAATGCTCATTTTCATGCTCCAGCCCTGCTGCTGGCAGGCCAGAATTTGTTGGCCAATGCGCTTCGTTATGCCAATAGCCGCATCCACATCAGTTTTGAACAACTAGGAGCGTATTATCAATTTCAGGTTTGTGACGACGGACCTGGCATGGAGGAGCATCCGGATGTAATGATGCGTTTATTCCGTCGGGGTGATAACAGTTCAGGCTTTGGATTAGGACTGTACATAGTCAGCAAAGTTGCTGAGTGGCATCAAGGCGAAGTCTGTATTCAAAGCACGGCTCAGGGAACTTGTGTCAGTCTACGCTGGCCTGTTCCGCAACACATTTCAGACGAAGTTTTAGATTGA
- a CDS encoding response regulator transcription factor, with translation MHQHSRILLIEDDHGLAIGICEYLLEQGVRISHVPDARSALQCTEHFDLILCDIMLPDENGVALLPQLHQRWSCPILFLTALCSAQDQIAGLEAGAADYLCKPIDPSLLLAKIRSCLRANQRLLQPSRQIELHDLVIDFALNQARLAGKPLQLTSLEFDILCFFITRPGHIVSRELLFQHLVGREYDGLCRAIDIRISRLRKHLEQLEVQGLSIITVRGQGYLFNYLPAATPG, from the coding sequence ATGCACCAACACAGCCGTATTCTGTTGATAGAAGACGACCACGGTCTAGCTATTGGGATTTGCGAATATTTGCTTGAGCAAGGCGTGCGGATTAGCCACGTCCCCGATGCCAGATCTGCACTGCAATGCACAGAGCATTTCGATTTAATCCTTTGTGACATTATGTTGCCGGACGAGAATGGCGTTGCTTTGCTGCCACAACTGCATCAACGCTGGAGTTGCCCGATACTGTTTCTGACGGCACTATGTAGTGCACAGGATCAGATTGCCGGTCTGGAGGCTGGTGCTGCAGATTACCTTTGTAAACCAATAGACCCAAGCCTGTTACTGGCTAAGATACGTAGTTGCCTTAGAGCTAATCAGCGCTTGTTACAACCCAGCAGGCAGATCGAGCTTCATGATCTGGTAATAGATTTTGCTCTGAATCAGGCCAGGCTGGCGGGTAAACCCTTGCAATTGACCAGTCTGGAATTTGATATTTTGTGTTTTTTCATTACCCGACCAGGCCATATTGTGAGCAGGGAATTGCTATTTCAGCACTTAGTCGGCCGTGAATATGACGGATTATGTCGCGCTATAGACATACGCATCAGCCGATTACGTAAACATTTGGAACAACTCGAAGTGCAGGGATTGTCCATTATTACAGTCCGAGGCCAGGGCTACTTGTTTAACTATCTTCCAGCCGCCACCCCTGGCTAA
- a CDS encoding DUF3019 domain-containing protein yields the protein MWYRSGFLLQLLTVTLLPWATQAQNELQLVLTPQLCVVTEHEPLCQTEVSLMVQGGTAQEVCLFEQNQKHSCKLHQPPAVTKFSLKIQSKTNKPFQIKTSQGQLLAAAQLQLVQFQGALKRHNRGYLWNMM from the coding sequence ATGTGGTACCGTTCCGGTTTCTTGTTGCAGTTGTTGACTGTGACGTTGCTGCCTTGGGCAACGCAAGCGCAGAACGAATTGCAACTGGTGCTAACGCCTCAGCTCTGCGTGGTGACCGAGCACGAGCCGTTATGTCAAACTGAGGTTAGTCTGATGGTACAAGGGGGTACCGCGCAGGAAGTCTGCCTGTTTGAGCAAAATCAGAAACATAGCTGTAAATTACATCAACCGCCGGCAGTGACTAAGTTTAGTCTGAAGATCCAAAGCAAAACCAATAAGCCTTTCCAAATCAAAACCTCACAGGGGCAACTTCTGGCTGCAGCCCAATTGCAACTGGTGCAATTTCAGGGCGCGTTGAAACGCCACAATCGTGGCTATTTGTGGAACATGATGTAA
- a CDS encoding MipA/OmpV family protein, producing MKFLVQIILLTLCWLPGVQGATQHIDSNKWQFSLSAGQGLLTTPLAGRADLKGNLLPTVSYYGERFYLENSYVGYSLLEQENWYIDLVGSLNEDGMFFELDGTNKFGWWDALGFHRTSFIGDQPGLEVQPSRGSFGTFPANDEPIASNSYQDIKRNLSYMGGISLNWLTNFFDIRLSALKDVSGVHHGQEHHLTIRKNYQFEQWSWQFRAGLTYKDQKLNNYYYNLRPEEVNQMQPQFKLSGTWHYFYGITLSYQLTPEWALLAYWQRNVLDDALLQSRLLARDSYYGRFVGVRYSF from the coding sequence ATGAAGTTTTTGGTTCAGATTATTCTACTTACCCTGTGCTGGTTGCCAGGCGTCCAAGGGGCGACTCAGCACATTGACAGCAATAAGTGGCAGTTTTCACTCTCGGCCGGGCAAGGCCTACTCACTACTCCACTAGCCGGCAGAGCTGATTTGAAAGGCAATCTTCTGCCAACAGTCAGCTACTATGGCGAGCGTTTTTATCTGGAAAACAGCTATGTCGGCTATAGTCTGCTGGAACAGGAAAACTGGTACATCGATCTGGTCGGGTCGTTAAACGAAGACGGCATGTTTTTCGAATTGGACGGTACTAATAAATTTGGCTGGTGGGATGCTCTGGGTTTTCACCGTACCAGTTTTATTGGCGACCAGCCCGGTTTAGAAGTGCAACCTTCCCGTGGCTCTTTCGGAACATTCCCCGCTAATGACGAACCAATAGCGAGCAACAGCTACCAGGATATTAAGCGGAATTTATCCTATATGGGAGGTATTAGCCTGAATTGGCTAACCAATTTCTTCGATATTCGGCTAAGCGCCTTGAAGGATGTCAGTGGCGTTCATCATGGTCAGGAACATCACCTGACAATCCGGAAAAACTACCAGTTCGAACAATGGTCCTGGCAATTTAGAGCTGGGTTGACCTACAAAGATCAAAAGCTCAACAACTATTACTACAATCTTCGCCCTGAAGAAGTCAATCAGATGCAGCCTCAGTTCAAGCTCAGTGGAACCTGGCATTACTTTTACGGCATAACTCTGAGTTATCAGCTGACACCTGAATGGGCACTACTGGCTTACTGGCAAAGAAACGTTTTAGACGATGCACTTTTACAGAGTCGCTTGCTTGCAAGAGACTCTTACTACGGCCGTTTTGTTGGTGTGAGGTACAGTTTTTAA